A single genomic interval of Osmerus eperlanus chromosome 14, fOsmEpe2.1, whole genome shotgun sequence harbors:
- the prodha gene encoding proline dehydrogenase 1, mitochondrial has product MSYTKLVPALIRANSENIKRIRFSSCPGRFRSTVASTQRTEVQGGEKDPRIDGDCTVTKPVQVDLISQTKNAADTHTLKITIDFENTLEAYKSKTNIELLRSLLVFKLCTFDFLVDKNKELMNLTKKVFGQRLFEKLMRMTFYGQFVAGEDHNTIKPLIRKNQAFGVGAVLDYSVEEDLTQEEAEKKEMDACVSEAEKESPGIGHREKKYKAHRQFGDRRGGVISARTYFYADEAKCDSQMETFLNCIKASGGSSVDGFSAIKMTALGRPQFLLQFSEVLVKWRQFFNLLAAHQGKSDMAALEQKLDLEQLKDSLTKLGVGDKDDIENWFTGEKLGSSGTIDLLDWNSLINDRTNISNLLMIPNFETGKLEPLLNKFTTEEEKQMKRLLQRVDVLAKYAVENGVRLMVDAEQTYFQPAITRLTLEMQRIFNRDKPIIFNTFQCYLKEAYDNVSVDVELSRREGWFFGAKLVRGAYMYQERSRAQEIGYEDPINPDYEATNRMYHKCLEYVLEEIDHNRRANVMVASHNEETVKFTLDKMNEIGLSPTENKVYFGQLLGMCDQISFPLGQAGFPVYKYVPYGPVNEVIPYLSRRAQENRGFMKGSQRERSLLWRELKRRLAGGQVFYRPVY; this is encoded by the exons ATGTCTTATACTAAATTAGTACCAGCTCTAATCAGGGCAAATTCGGAAAATATCAAGAGAATACGTTTTTCTTCGTGTCCTGGGAGGTTTCGGTCAACTGTTGCTTCAACGCAGAGGACAGAGGTTCAGGGTGGGGAGAAAGACCCACGAATCGATGGTGACTGTACGGTGACGAAACCGGTTCAGGTTGACCTCATAAGCCAGACAAAAAACGccgcagacactcacacacttaaaaTTACAATTGACTTTGAGAACACCCTGGAAGCGTACAAAAGTAAAACCAACATCGAGCTTCTGAGAAGTCTTCTGGTGTTTAAGCTATGTACATTCGACTTCCTCGTTGACAAGAACAAGGAG TTGATGAACCTCACCAAGAAGGTCTTTGGCCAGCGACTGTTTGAGAAGCTGATGAGGATGACCTTCTACGGCCAGTTTGTGGCAGGGGAGGACCATAACACAATCAAGCCGCTGATCAGGAAGAACCAGGCCTTTGGTGTCGGGGCAGTGCTAGACTACAGTGTGGAGGAAGACCTAACCCAAGAAGaggcagagaagaaggagatggA TGCATGTGTATCTGAAGCAGAGAAGGAAAGCCCAG GCATCGGCCATCGTGAGAAGAAGTACAAGGCCCACCGACAGTTTGGTGACCGGCGAGGTGGAGTGATCAGTGCCAGGACGTACTTCTACGCTGACGAAGCCAAGTGTGACAGCCAGATGGAGACCTTCCTCAACTGCATCAAGGCCTCCG GAGGAAGTTCTGTAGATGGATTCTCTGCCATTAAGATGACTGCCCTTGGTCGTCCTCAGTTCCTG CTCCAGTTCTCAGAGGTGTTGGTAAAATGGAGGCAGTTCTTCAACTTGCTCGCAGCACATCAAGGCAAATCCGACATGGCAGCTTTGGAGCAGAAACTGGATCTGGAGCAACTTAAG GATAGTTTGACTAAGTTGGGGGTTGGGGACAAAGATGACATTGAGAACTGGTTTACCGGAGAGAAACTAGGCTCGTCAGG GACCATAGACCTTCTGGACTGGAACAGCTTGATCAATGACAGAACCAATATCTCCAACCTGCTCATGATTCCAAACTTTGAG ACGGGCAAGCTGGAGCCTCTGTTGAACAAGTTCACCaccgaggaggagaagcagatgaAGAGGTTGCTGCAGAGAGTGGACGTTCTGGCCAAG TATGCGGTGGAGAACGGCGTGAGGCTGATGGTGGATGCAGAGCAGACGTACTTCCAGCCCGCCATCACCAGGCTGACTCTGGAGATGCAGAGGATCTTTAACAGGGATAAACCCATCATATTCAACACCTTCCAGTGCTACCTCAAg gAGGCCTATGATAACGTGTCAGTGGACGTGGAGCTCTCTCGGAGGGAGGGCTGGTTCTTCGGCGCCAAGCTGGTCCGAGGGGCGTACATGTACCAGGAGAGGTCCCGGGCCCAGGAGATCGGCTACGAGGACCCCATCAACCCCGATTATGAAGCCACCAACAGGATGTACCACAA GTGTTTGGAGTACGTGCTGGAGGAGATCGACCACAACCGCAGGGCCAACGTCATGGTGGCGTCTCACAATGAGGAGACAGTGAAGTTCACCCTGGACAA GATGAACGAGATAGGTCTGTCTCCCACGGAGAACAAGGTCTACTTTGGACAGCTGCTCGGCATGTGTGACCAAATCAGCTTCCCACTAG GTCAGGCAGGCTTCCCGGTGTATAAGTACGTTCCATACGGACCGGTGAACGAGGTGATCCCCTACCTGTCGCGGCGTGCCCAGGAGAACCGTGGTTTCATGAAGGGCTCGCAGAGGGAGCGGAGCCTGCTGTGGAGGGAGCTCAAACGCAGGCTGGCCGGCGGGCAGGTCTTCTACCGACCCGTCTACTGA